Proteins from one Arthrobacter sp. Soc17.1.1.1 genomic window:
- a CDS encoding M3 family metallopeptidase, with product MSNPFLAPSTLDYQLPPFAAIEDEHYLPAFDAGFAEHLAEIDAITGSAEAPTFENTLVALERAGSTLDRVARVFFSNSVSHATPAIQELEQQVAPRLAEHEDNIKLNRALFERIRQVPLDGLDDESTRLVEEHLRSFVRAGAELDDDAQATLRRLNSELSALSTEFSQKLMKDTNDSALLLDTAEELDGLSPDAVSAAATAAAEAGKDGKYLLTLILPTAQPALESLTDRDVRRRLHEASVHRGARGNDADTLAIATRMATLRAERAALLGFDTHAAAATDSQTAPSLEAIMDRMRELAAPAVRNARAEAAELEAEAGHTIEPWDWAYYASKVRKAKFDVDLDALRPYFELERVLQDGVFYAANRLYGLTFTERPDLVGYHPDVRVWEVFNEDGSGLGLFLGDFYTRDTKSGGAWMNSFVDQSSLEGTRAVVVNNLNISKPGAGEPTLLSYDQVVTTFHEFGHALHGLFSDVTYPLFAGTSVPRDFVEYPSQVNEMWILWPEIVANYARHHETGEPLPQDVIDRIHAAGAWGEGFETTAYLGATLLDLAWHSIPAGTVVEDPLAFEATALADAGVDFAPVPPRYRTSYFKHIFAGGYAASYYAYIWSEMLDADTVEWFKSSGGLTRPNGDHFRRELLSRGNSIDPLEAFRRFRGRDADLHPLLVRRGLA from the coding sequence ATGAGCAACCCTTTCCTCGCACCGAGCACCCTCGACTACCAGCTGCCACCGTTCGCTGCGATCGAGGACGAGCACTACCTGCCCGCCTTCGACGCCGGGTTCGCCGAGCACCTCGCCGAGATCGACGCCATCACGGGCTCCGCGGAGGCGCCGACGTTCGAGAACACGCTCGTGGCCCTCGAGCGCGCAGGAAGCACCCTCGACCGCGTGGCGCGCGTGTTCTTCAGCAACTCAGTCAGCCACGCCACTCCTGCCATCCAGGAGCTCGAGCAGCAGGTCGCTCCGCGCCTCGCCGAGCACGAGGACAACATCAAGCTGAACAGGGCCCTGTTCGAGCGCATCCGGCAGGTGCCGCTGGACGGGCTCGACGACGAGTCGACGCGCCTCGTCGAGGAGCACCTCCGCAGTTTCGTGCGGGCGGGTGCCGAGCTCGACGACGACGCCCAGGCCACGCTCCGCCGGCTCAACTCGGAGCTGTCTGCTCTCAGCACCGAGTTCTCCCAGAAGCTCATGAAGGACACCAACGACTCCGCGCTGCTGCTCGACACCGCCGAGGAGCTGGACGGGCTGTCCCCCGACGCCGTCTCCGCCGCGGCGACCGCGGCCGCGGAGGCCGGCAAGGACGGGAAGTACCTCCTGACGCTCATCCTCCCCACGGCACAGCCCGCCCTGGAGTCGCTCACGGACCGCGACGTCCGCCGCCGCCTGCACGAGGCCTCCGTCCACCGCGGCGCACGCGGCAACGACGCGGACACGCTCGCGATCGCCACCCGCATGGCGACCCTGCGCGCCGAGCGCGCCGCCCTCCTGGGATTCGACACGCACGCCGCTGCGGCCACCGACAGCCAGACCGCGCCCTCCCTCGAGGCGATCATGGACCGGATGCGTGAGCTCGCCGCACCGGCCGTCCGCAACGCCCGCGCCGAAGCCGCGGAGCTGGAGGCCGAGGCCGGCCACACGATCGAACCCTGGGACTGGGCCTACTACGCCTCGAAGGTCCGGAAGGCGAAGTTCGACGTCGACCTGGATGCGCTCCGCCCCTACTTCGAGCTCGAGCGCGTCCTCCAGGACGGCGTGTTCTACGCCGCGAACCGGCTGTACGGCCTGACGTTCACCGAGCGCCCCGACCTCGTGGGCTACCACCCCGACGTCCGCGTGTGGGAGGTCTTCAACGAGGACGGTTCGGGCCTGGGCCTGTTCCTCGGCGATTTCTACACCCGCGACACCAAGAGCGGCGGTGCCTGGATGAACTCCTTCGTGGACCAGTCGTCGCTGGAGGGGACCCGCGCCGTCGTCGTCAACAACCTGAACATCTCGAAGCCGGGCGCGGGTGAGCCCACCCTGCTGTCCTACGACCAGGTGGTCACCACGTTCCACGAGTTCGGCCACGCCCTGCACGGCCTGTTCTCCGACGTGACCTACCCGCTCTTCGCGGGCACGTCGGTGCCGCGCGACTTCGTCGAATACCCCTCCCAGGTCAACGAGATGTGGATCCTCTGGCCGGAGATCGTGGCGAACTACGCGCGCCACCACGAGACCGGGGAGCCGCTCCCCCAGGACGTCATCGATCGCATCCACGCCGCCGGCGCCTGGGGCGAGGGCTTCGAGACCACCGCATACCTCGGCGCCACGCTGCTGGACCTCGCCTGGCACTCGATCCCCGCGGGGACCGTCGTCGAGGATCCCCTGGCCTTCGAGGCCACCGCGCTCGCCGACGCCGGCGTCGACTTCGCGCCCGTGCCGCCCCGCTACCGCACCTCCTACTTCAAGCACATCTTCGCGGGCGGCTACGCGGCGTCGTACTACGCCTACATCTGGAGCGAGATGCTCGACGCCGACACCGTGGAGTGGTTCAAGTCCTCGGGGGGCCTGACCCGCCCGAACGGCGACCACTTCCGCCGTGAACTGCTCTCGCGGGGCAACAGCATCGACCCGCTGGAGGCGTTCCGCCGGTTCCGCGGCCGGGACGCGGACCTCCATCCGCTGCTCGTCCGCCGCGGCCTGGCGTGA
- a CDS encoding GNAT family N-acetyltransferase: protein MVTIAQSQRLQAAWYAALAAATGGKTFSTHGCTWVWLPARRELLMMFPDAVSASAVRPALAEGMRLGATSARVWLNSAVDATDLRPLGFAPSWQPWWMTAPVSAVVRSGDDGAVLTTEVPDYSGPLAQELRVVRSEPRQAWHAVTRDAVSGNISGAAYSFHPSGDPGLHGLGGIHHLEVLPAHQRRGLATALLSATARAAGQAGAVHLAVNATPEGYEFLSRRGFTLLGRGRTWSLGL, encoded by the coding sequence ATGGTGACGATCGCGCAGTCCCAGCGGCTCCAGGCCGCGTGGTACGCCGCGCTCGCCGCAGCCACGGGCGGCAAGACGTTCTCCACGCACGGCTGCACCTGGGTGTGGCTGCCCGCACGGCGGGAACTCCTGATGATGTTCCCCGACGCCGTCAGTGCCTCCGCGGTGCGCCCGGCCCTCGCCGAGGGCATGAGGCTTGGCGCCACCTCGGCCCGGGTGTGGCTCAACAGCGCGGTGGACGCCACGGACCTCCGCCCCCTCGGGTTCGCACCGAGCTGGCAGCCGTGGTGGATGACGGCCCCGGTCTCCGCCGTCGTCCGGTCCGGGGACGACGGCGCCGTGCTCACCACCGAGGTGCCCGACTACTCGGGACCGCTCGCGCAGGAACTGCGGGTGGTCCGGTCGGAGCCGCGCCAGGCCTGGCACGCCGTGACCCGGGACGCCGTGAGCGGCAACATCTCGGGGGCGGCGTACTCGTTCCATCCCTCCGGCGATCCCGGCCTGCACGGGCTCGGCGGGATCCACCACCTCGAGGTGCTTCCCGCCCACCAGCGCCGCGGTCTCGCGACGGCCCTCCTGAGCGCCACAGCCCGGGCGGCCGGCCAGGCCGGGGCGGTGCACCTCGCCGTGAACGCGACGCCGGAGGGTTACGAGTTCCTCTCCCGGCGCGGGTTCACCCTGCTCGGCCGGGGCCGCACCTGGTCGCTCGGTCTCTGA